In Crinalium epipsammum PCC 9333, the genomic window GGCAAGGTTGCGCTCTACCACTGAGCTATACCCGCAAATCACTGACATCTTTTATAATTTCACAATTTTCCGCTTTTGTCAACTATAAATATCGAAATTTTAACCTGATGTATGTTGTCTAAACGGGTAGATTTATTCTTTGAAATTCCCCCTTCCCTAGCAGGGAAGGAGGCTATGTTGGTGATTCGCGCTCCCCTATCAGCTTCTTGTCTTGCTTCATCAGAGGGAGTGTTATTCGCTCAAACTTTCACTTGTAACTGTTTTGACACTATGTTGGGGAGTAATTGGAAGTGCTGGGGGTTCAACAGCACTTGGTGGATATACAGGATAGTTGGGAGTTGAAACCCGGCTGTTAATTTGACGCATTAAACTAGCCATTTCCAAAGCATTCATGGCATATTCCCAGCCATGATTACCCTTAATACCTGCTCTTTCCAATGCTTGTTGCATGGTATCAGTGGTTAAGATCCCAAAAATCACTGGCACACCAGTTTGAAAGCCTACTGCGGCAACGCCTTTAGCAGCTTCAGACGAGACATAATCAAAATGAGGTGTTTGACCCCTAATGACAGCGCCCAAGCAAATCACAGCATCGTACTGTTGCGTGAGTGCCATCTTGCGTGCCACTAGGGGAACCTCAAAACTACCAGGAACCCAAACATAATCGACTTGAGTGCCTTGGGGGTTGACATCAATACCGTGGCGTTTCAGGCAATCTTGACACCCCTCCAAGAGTTTACCCGTCACTAGGTCGTTAAATCGAGCAATGATGATTGCAAACCGCAGAGGTGTGTCTTGAGTAAATGTTCCCTCGAAAACTGCCATGGCTGTGTTTCTACTATTTAAAATTGAGTATTTTAATGTGGATTGCTTGTTCTATCTAGACTACTAGGAAGTTCAAAACACCCACTAAAATCACTAAAGCAAACCAAACACCGGAACCGAGCCAAATTAGGCTTTTAGATTGATCCCAGTTTTGAGGAGTGGCATACGCAACAGGTACACCGACAACCATAGCGAATGATAAAGCAACTAGAGCAGTTAGTGCTAGTTGAAAGATGATTGTCATTTTTTTATTCTCCCAAGACAGCAATTGATGAATGAGAAGTTAGAACTGGTGTTTAGATCAGCCCTGAGTAGTACGCTACCAAAAATTGACTCGATATCACCAACTGATTTCGATTTAGGGTTGTTTTATTATAGATTGCCGATTTAAGCTTAAGTCCTATGGACTTAATTTTGTGTCACACAACGGCGGATTTTGATGCTTTGGGTGCGGCTGTGGGGCTAACGCTACTGCAAACTGGAGCCAAGGTGGTCTTGACAGGGGGGGCGCATCCTGCTGTTCGAGATTTTTTGGCTTTGTATCGCGATGAGTTTGCTTTAATTGAACGCCGCTCGGTGAATCCCAAGCAGATTCGCTCTTTAATTGTGGTAGATACTCAATTACGCGATCGCACTGGTAAAGCTGCTGAGTGGTTCGATTTGCCACATCTAGAAGCAATCCAAGTTTACGATCATCATCTCAATGTCGAAAGTGATATTCCAGCTACTTTTACTCAAATTGAGCCAGTAGGCGCAACGACAACTTTAATCGTAGAGCAACTACAGCAAGGGCAAATTAAATTAACTTCCTACCAAGCGACGGTAATGGCTTTGGGTATTCATGTTGATACGGGTTCGCTGACATTTGAGCAAGCAACAGCGCGAGATGCTTTAGCTTTAGCTTGGTTGATGGGACAGGGGGCGCAGGCGCGGGTAATTGCTGAGTATATTGATCCAGGTTTATCCCCGCAACTGCAATCTTTGTTAACAGAAGCCTTAGATAACTTAGAAAAGTCAACTGTACTTGGCTACACGGTTTCTTGGGTACTGGTTAAAACGGCAGCTTTCATTCCAGGGTTGTCTAGTTTAGCATCACAAATAATAGAAATTACAGAAAGTGATGCGCTGCTTTTGGCGTGTGTGTTTCATTTAGGTGATGCTGGTGAAGATCGCTTAATAGTAATTGGGCGATCGCGCATCGAAAACACTAATCTTAATGATTTATTTCAACCTTTAGGTGGAGGCGGACATTCTCAAGCAGCTTCTTTAACTCAGCGAACAACCGAACCTGCAAATATATTTGATCAACTGGTTGAGCAATTCATAGCCCAAATTCCTCAACCTCTAACAGCAAGAGAGTTGATGTCCTCACCAGTACGGACAATTCGACCTCAGACGACTATTGAGGAAGCTCAACGAATACTACTGCGCTATGGTCATTCTGGGCTATCCGTTGTCAACGAGCAACATCAACTTGTAGGTATTATTTCTCGGCGAGATATTGATTTAGCTTTACATCACGGCTTCAGTCATGCGCCTGTGAAAGGTTACATGACTACCAATGTCAAGACAATTAAGCCGAATACACTGCTACCAGAAATTGAGTCATTGATGGTGACTTACGATATTGGGCGTTTACCTGTGATAGAAGATGCACAATTAATTGGCATTGTCACCCGTACTGATGTCCTACGACAGTTACATCAAGACAGAGGAACTAGGCATGAGTCTAGACAGCGACAGTTGCCCCTTAATTCGTCTTACGGTGAGCGTTACAATCTTCAGCCGTTACTTTTAAATTTACTACGCGATCGCTTAGTTCCCGAACTCTGGAATCTCCTATCTAGAGCATCTGAGCAAGCCGAGAAGCGCGGCTGGCATCTCTATTTAGTCGGGGGAGCAGTTAGAGATTTACTAATAGCAGGAAAGCAGGAAAGCAGGGCAGCAGGGAAACAATTAACTCTTCCCCCCCCTCCCCTCCCACCTCCCCCACTTTATTTACAAGATATAGATTTAGTCGTAGATGGCTTTCATCGCTCTGCTGACGTTGGCGCGGGTGTTGAACTAGCGAAGGCGCTACAAACAATTTATCCAGAAGCGCGTTTAGACGTTCACGGTTCTTTTCAAACAGCAGCACTGCTATGGCACAAAGACGAAGTTTTGGGTTCTCTGTGGGTAGATATAGCCACAGCCAGAACAGAGTTTTATCCTTATCCAGCAGCTAACCCTGAAGTTGAAGCTAGTTCAATTCGTCAAGATTTGTACCGCAGGGATTTTACAATTAATGCTTTAGCTGTGCGACTTACTCCTCCTCATACTGGTGAATTACTGGATTTTTTTGGCGGATTAATTGATATCGAACAGCAACAAATTCGTGTTTTACACGCTAACAGCTTTATTGAAGATCCCACACGGATTTATCGTGCGGTACGTTTTGCTGTGCGGTTGGGATTTGAAATTGAGCCGCAAACTGAAGGATATATTAGGTATGCGATCGCCAGTGGAATTTATGATAGATCACTACTAGAAAATTCTAAAGCTCCCGCTCTACAAACGCGACTTAAAGCAGAATTAAAATATATTTTGCAGGCGACCTATTGGGCTTCAGCATTGCAATTGTTGGCATCTCTGGAAGCCCTCAAATGTCTACATCCCACACTAGAACTTAACGAACAGCTATGGAAACAAATTCGTTTACTTGATCGCTGGTTACGACGTTTTGATCAAGGTAAAAGCTTAGTTCACTGGCAAATGCGGCTGGAAGTTTTAATTGCTCATTTGGCTGAAGAATATCGCGGAAAAGTAGCAGAAAATCTGCAACTACCAATGGATAGTATTCAAAGGTTACAGCATTTAGCTCATGCACATAATCAAGTTGTGGAATTTTTATCAGCAAATCGGCTGAAAAGTGAAATAGTTCAATTATTACGTCAGTATGAATTGCGAACTTTGATTTTAATTGCAATTCAAAGTAAACGTTTTATTCGCCGTACAATCTGGGAATATTTAACTATCTTGGCTAATATTCAGTCACCCTTGAGCGGAAATGATTTAAAGCAGCTAGGCTACCAGCCAGGAAAACAATACAAGCAAATTCTAGATAAATTATTAGCAGCAACTTTAGATGGTTATGTAACTAATAATTTTGACGCTCAGGCTTTTTTAGCCGAGAGGTTTCCGGTGAAATAAAATAACTCCGTTTCATAATTAGATTTTGAGTAATGTAAATATATTAGACCTCTTGCAAAAGTCGATAAATTTTATATGATATCTGCGTCCATCTGCGTTTATCTGCTCACATCTGCGATATAAAAAAAATGTGATTTCTGGCAAAACGTTTAATGTCCTAAAAACTGTAGGTTTTGCTATAGTAGCAGAAAAAAAATAAAGCCAGTGTTCAGCCTGTGATTAAAATATTAGACTGCTGTAAAATTATCAATTTCTCAAATAAACATGATATAAATATTTACCTGTCGCCGTTAAGATGTATGTTGGCAACAGGACAGAATTATTTATGAACTCAACGCCTGAAGCAGTCCTGCAAAACGGTAAATACATCCTTGGCAATAAACTGGGCAAAGGCGTATTTGGGATTACTTACCGAGCAACTAATAGCAAGTCGGGAGAAACTGTCGTTATTAAGACATTTTCGGATAATCTGCGCCAAAATGTGAATTTTGAGCAGTTTAAGCAAAGATTACATTTAGGTTTGCCTATTCTCGCTAACTGCCAGCATCCTAATTTGGTAAGGTTGCTAGAGTATTTTGAGGAAGATGGCATTCCTTACCTCGTGATGGAAGACATTCGAGGGCAGACGCTTACCGAATTACTAGAAACAAATCAACAAATATCAGTTCCGCAGGCAATTTACTATATACGTCAAATATGTGCAGCAGTGAATGTTTTACACTCTCGCGGGTTATTGCATCGCGATATTAGACCACAAAACATCATTCGCCGTGCAGGAACCCATAAAGTAGTATTAACTGACTTTGGCATTGCTTGTGAGTTAACTACGGGAGTAATGCAAACCCATGCTAGTTTACTTTCATCGGGTTTTGCGCCAATAGAAAAGTATTTGGCGCATATCAAGCGGACTCCAGCAACGGATGTCTATGCTATAGCAGCGACTTTGTATTGCTTGCTAACAAGACAGCCACCAGTAGCCGCCTCAGTACGCGATCGCATTCCTTTAACTGATATTAAACAATTCCAACCTCATCTCAATCCAGCAATCGAGCAAGCCATTCTGCGGGGGTTGGAACTATTACCCGAAAAGCGTCCTCAAACATTAGAAGCTTGGCTGGCGCTACTACCAAAAGAAACACCCGCACGACGTAAGCGTAGCAAACAAAATTTAGCGGCTAAATCATCGCAAGTAAATTCGCAAAAGCAAGTATTATCTTCACTAACATCTGTTGAAGCTGTTGATACCGTCATTCAGCCTGAGCCAGTTGACTTGCAACCGCAAAGATTAGGGCATGATGGAGATCAAGCTGTAAATTCTCAGGTAGAAAACAAGCTTGATGCTCAAAATACACACTCCAGGCAACATCAGGAGCAAGACAAGGCAAAACAGCGAACTCAGACTAACCAATCGTTAAAATCTAGTGATAATAATTGGCGGGTGCGATCGCTAATTTTAACCGCCGCTATAGCCGCCGCACTTGGCACTGGTTTCGGTTTATCACTACGCTTAAACCGCCCTAGTGAACCTGGTTCTACCTTTTTACACACCGAACAATCTTTTCCGCCTCGTAGCAACTGGCCGATATTAAACACCCCACAACCAACACCTCAAGTACCCATAACACACTAGCTGAAATACACCTTTTAAGCAGCCTTGAAGGCAAGCAGGTTATAATTTTGGCGGACGCACTATTAAATTTGACTTATGAATAACCATGTAATTCATGCTTTTTTTGTGGGTAGAGCTTTAGCACAAGCAATAAATGAGCAAGTAGAAGAAGCTTTAACCAATGCCTTGAGTGAATTGGGTAAATTTGATGCCGAACAAAGAGAGCGGTTACGGCAATTTACCCAGGAAGTAATGGAACGAGCCGAACGTGAAGCAGAAGCTGCTGTTGCTGGAAGAACTACAACAGCGATCGTCCCTCATGGTTCCCAACCCTTAGATCTCCAAGTCACAATTGACGAACTACGAGCAGAAGTCGCCCGCTTACGCGCTGAGTTGCAACGCTATCGTAGTAGCTCCGTCTAAAGTTGTTAGTTTTTTAGTCTTAAATAACTAACAATCAAAAAATAATCACCATCACACCAAAAAGAAGAGTGTCTGTATCTCCTGACGACGTTGTTACACCCAACCGTCACCTTGACAATGCGCTACCGACTACTTTAAGAACAACCTATAAGGACAAAGCTTATCGGTGGAATCGCGAAAATTATTCGCGTCACCGACGCTTTGTAGATATTTGGGGTTTTGTTTTCACCTTAATGACTGGCACGTGGCTAAATGGCAAATCTTGGAGTTATCAAGGTGGCGTGACTGAAGCCAAGCAAGCCAAGAGACGCAAACAACAAGCCATTTGGATTCGCGAGACACTGTTAGATTTAGGACCAACATTTATCAAAGTTGGTCAGTTATTTTCTACCCGCGCCGATCTATTTCCTTCAGAATATGTAGAGGAACTTACTAAACTGCAAGATCAAGTACCCGCCTTTAGCTATGAGCAGGTGGAACGTATTATTGAGCAGGATTTAGGTAAAAAAGTTTCAAAACTTTTCCGTAGTTTTGATCCAGTGCCTTTGGCTGCCGCTAGTCTAGGACAAGTTCACAAAGCCATCTTGCACAGTGACGAAGAGGTAGTGGTAAAAGTACAGCGACCAGGTTTGCGGAAGCTGTTCACTATAGATTTACAAATTCTCAAAGGAATTACCCGTTATTTTCAAAACCATCCTAATTGGGGTCGTGGTAGAGATTGGCTGGGCATTTACGAAGAGTGCTGCCGCATTCTGTGGGAAGAAATTGATTATATTAGCGAAGGTAGCAACGCAGATACATTTAGGCGTAATTTTCGCGAGGAAGACTGGGTAAAAGTACCCCGCGTTTACTGGCGCTACGCATCTCCAAGGGTTTTAACTTTAGAGTATCTCCCAGGAATTAAAATTAGCCACTATCAAGCATTGGAAGCAGCAGGAATAGATCGTAAGTTAGTTGCTCAACTCGGTGCGAAAGCTTACTTACACCAACTGCTTAATGATGGCTTTTTTCATGCTGATCCTCACCCTGGGAATATTGCTGTTAACTTAGATGGATCAT contains:
- the ribH gene encoding 6,7-dimethyl-8-ribityllumazine synthase, with product MAVFEGTFTQDTPLRFAIIIARFNDLVTGKLLEGCQDCLKRHGIDVNPQGTQVDYVWVPGSFEVPLVARKMALTQQYDAVICLGAVIRGQTPHFDYVSSEAAKGVAAVGFQTGVPVIFGILTTDTMQQALERAGIKGNHGWEYAMNALEMASLMRQINSRVSTPNYPVYPPSAVEPPALPITPQHSVKTVTSESLSE
- the psbZ gene encoding photosystem II reaction center protein PsbZ → MTIIFQLALTALVALSFAMVVGVPVAYATPQNWDQSKSLIWLGSGVWFALVILVGVLNFLVV
- a CDS encoding CBS domain-containing protein, with translation MDLILCHTTADFDALGAAVGLTLLQTGAKVVLTGGAHPAVRDFLALYRDEFALIERRSVNPKQIRSLIVVDTQLRDRTGKAAEWFDLPHLEAIQVYDHHLNVESDIPATFTQIEPVGATTTLIVEQLQQGQIKLTSYQATVMALGIHVDTGSLTFEQATARDALALAWLMGQGAQARVIAEYIDPGLSPQLQSLLTEALDNLEKSTVLGYTVSWVLVKTAAFIPGLSSLASQIIEITESDALLLACVFHLGDAGEDRLIVIGRSRIENTNLNDLFQPLGGGGHSQAASLTQRTTEPANIFDQLVEQFIAQIPQPLTARELMSSPVRTIRPQTTIEEAQRILLRYGHSGLSVVNEQHQLVGIISRRDIDLALHHGFSHAPVKGYMTTNVKTIKPNTLLPEIESLMVTYDIGRLPVIEDAQLIGIVTRTDVLRQLHQDRGTRHESRQRQLPLNSSYGERYNLQPLLLNLLRDRLVPELWNLLSRASEQAEKRGWHLYLVGGAVRDLLIAGKQESRAAGKQLTLPPPPLPPPPLYLQDIDLVVDGFHRSADVGAGVELAKALQTIYPEARLDVHGSFQTAALLWHKDEVLGSLWVDIATARTEFYPYPAANPEVEASSIRQDLYRRDFTINALAVRLTPPHTGELLDFFGGLIDIEQQQIRVLHANSFIEDPTRIYRAVRFAVRLGFEIEPQTEGYIRYAIASGIYDRSLLENSKAPALQTRLKAELKYILQATYWASALQLLASLEALKCLHPTLELNEQLWKQIRLLDRWLRRFDQGKSLVHWQMRLEVLIAHLAEEYRGKVAENLQLPMDSIQRLQHLAHAHNQVVEFLSANRLKSEIVQLLRQYELRTLILIAIQSKRFIRRTIWEYLTILANIQSPLSGNDLKQLGYQPGKQYKQILDKLLAATLDGYVTNNFDAQAFLAERFPVK
- a CDS encoding serine/threonine protein kinase, whose protein sequence is MNSTPEAVLQNGKYILGNKLGKGVFGITYRATNSKSGETVVIKTFSDNLRQNVNFEQFKQRLHLGLPILANCQHPNLVRLLEYFEEDGIPYLVMEDIRGQTLTELLETNQQISVPQAIYYIRQICAAVNVLHSRGLLHRDIRPQNIIRRAGTHKVVLTDFGIACELTTGVMQTHASLLSSGFAPIEKYLAHIKRTPATDVYAIAATLYCLLTRQPPVAASVRDRIPLTDIKQFQPHLNPAIEQAILRGLELLPEKRPQTLEAWLALLPKETPARRKRSKQNLAAKSSQVNSQKQVLSSLTSVEAVDTVIQPEPVDLQPQRLGHDGDQAVNSQVENKLDAQNTHSRQHQEQDKAKQRTQTNQSLKSSDNNWRVRSLILTAAIAAALGTGFGLSLRLNRPSEPGSTFLHTEQSFPPRSNWPILNTPQPTPQVPITH
- a CDS encoding DUF6825 family protein; the protein is MNNHVIHAFFVGRALAQAINEQVEEALTNALSELGKFDAEQRERLRQFTQEVMERAEREAEAAVAGRTTTAIVPHGSQPLDLQVTIDELRAEVARLRAELQRYRSSSV
- a CDS encoding ABC1 kinase family protein; translation: MSVSPDDVVTPNRHLDNALPTTLRTTYKDKAYRWNRENYSRHRRFVDIWGFVFTLMTGTWLNGKSWSYQGGVTEAKQAKRRKQQAIWIRETLLDLGPTFIKVGQLFSTRADLFPSEYVEELTKLQDQVPAFSYEQVERIIEQDLGKKVSKLFRSFDPVPLAAASLGQVHKAILHSDEEVVVKVQRPGLRKLFTIDLQILKGITRYFQNHPNWGRGRDWLGIYEECCRILWEEIDYISEGSNADTFRRNFREEDWVKVPRVYWRYASPRVLTLEYLPGIKISHYQALEAAGIDRKLVAQLGAKAYLHQLLNDGFFHADPHPGNIAVNLDGSLIFYDFGMMGTVNPITREKLMDTLFGISQKDADRVVKSLVELGALAPVDDMGPVRRSVQYMLDHFMDKPFENQSVAQISDDLYEIAYDQPFRFPATFTFVMRAFSTLEGVGKGLDPDFNFMEVARPFAMQIMTDGNGADTGKSFLNELGRQAAQVGSTALGLPRRIEDTIEKLERGDLRVRVRSTETDRVLRRISSVQLGTNYTLLIGTFTLSATILLVNNYVWLAGVVAFIAVSLLVILIRLLMRLDKFDRTF